A DNA window from Legionella sp. MW5194 contains the following coding sequences:
- the icmJ gene encoding type IVB secretion system protein IcmJDotN, with product MVMNQEQSKLKLVASAGAWRLYSARKADERFRAFELKVFQRDRYTCQFCGFQARLFQEVVNLDNDYTNNRLSNLVTACCFCAQCFFIESVGVGGYGGGTLIYLPELSQTELNSLCHVLFCAITNDTGYKASAQNIYRSFKFRSQIVEEKFGEGTSDPAIFGQLIIDSGATAPETLDKLFNNIRLLPSRAKFRKQIERWAASALEEITESS from the coding sequence ATGGTTATGAATCAGGAACAAAGCAAGCTTAAATTAGTAGCGAGTGCTGGAGCCTGGCGCTTGTATTCCGCCAGAAAAGCGGATGAGCGTTTTCGTGCGTTTGAATTAAAGGTTTTTCAGCGCGATCGCTATACCTGTCAATTTTGTGGATTTCAGGCAAGGCTGTTCCAGGAAGTGGTTAATCTGGATAATGATTACACCAACAACCGCTTATCTAACCTGGTGACCGCCTGTTGTTTTTGTGCTCAATGTTTCTTTATTGAATCCGTGGGTGTGGGCGGTTATGGCGGCGGTACTCTGATTTATCTGCCGGAATTGTCGCAGACGGAACTGAACAGTTTATGTCATGTGCTTTTCTGTGCGATTACCAATGATACCGGTTACAAGGCCAGTGCTCAGAATATCTATCGCAGTTTTAAATTCAGGTCCCAGATTGTTGAAGAGAAATTTGGGGAAGGAACCAGTGATCCGGCCATCTTCGGCCAGCTGATCATTGACTCCGGCGCTACGGCGCCAGAGACATTGGATAAACTGTTTAATAATATTCGGCTCCTGCCGTCAAGGGCTAAGTTTCGCAAGCAGATTGAACGCTGGGCTGCCAGTGCACTTGAAGAGATCACGGAGTCGAGCTGA
- a CDS encoding type IV secretion protein IcmB has translation MGNWAESFFEGIDTFFAWLSTSLKQTTESYCELETADSPTVLVNHDGSLISLIKVEGVTALAGAEEFDQLVEGLSNAFQGAMSRPGHAFQVYFSHDKQNIRKVIEDIYAPAEATAKRLELTLDDLFIERVDYLSQYCAEERLYFVLFTRPFNLAQDQLKAANKAKLKMLRDMKAPSFKNTQTVYAAIPELRDTHDAYVRSVLNDLDALNIYARLVEVHDAVQAIRMTADPDFTADDWRATLPGDKILPREINRFEGDVSDLLWPSLAKQVIPRDAENLDLRTVKVGTKIYSSVFIDLFPKDVRPFLTLFARILPSHIPWRISFLVESEGLNTIKLKGMLSAILSFTSAQNRLISDSVNLLKYLQLNTDDAIVRLRVVATTWAPEGNVPLLRRRSSELVKAIQGWGSTDVSEICGDPFAGFVSSMLAVTTRSAAVPSVAPLSDVITMLPITRPASPWETGALLFRTPDGKPWPFQPGSTQQTTWIDLVYARPGSGKSVLSNALNLALCLQGGLTRLPRIAIIDIGPSSSGLISLLKEALPAAKRHLVAYYRLRMTPEYSINPFDTQLGCRYPTATERSFLVNFLTLLTTPLGANKPYDGMPDLAGMVVDELYKSLADEFNPTPYAPGVEEFIDSILEEIGFVRDSKSTWWEVTDALYSAGFVHEAMLAQRYAMPLLADAASICRTPSIEDLYEKVVAPTGESLISAFSRMISGAVREYSILSRVTSFDIGDARVVSLDLDEVAKSGGDAADRQTSVMYMLARYVLARHYYLTEESMNNVPDQYREYHKTRVLEIREDPKRIVYDEFHRTSKSAAVRDQVIIDMREGRKWKVQIALLSQSVDDFDSVMIEFSTAIYIMDAGPSQAVEKTTQIFGLSETAKTALRTRVHGPRQGGATFLVQYATKSGVNIQLLTLTLGPVELWAFSTTAEDASVRNQLYRHLGPAEARRLLAALFPNGSVAKIIEERLAAMKAEVGLIEDDVKDSVIEQLVSDILNAYTKDPNVKMLPKN, from the coding sequence ATGGGGAATTGGGCTGAATCATTTTTTGAAGGTATAGATACCTTTTTTGCCTGGTTAAGTACCTCGCTAAAACAAACCACGGAGTCTTATTGCGAACTCGAAACCGCGGACAGTCCCACGGTATTGGTTAATCATGACGGGTCGCTGATTTCCTTAATCAAAGTGGAAGGGGTGACAGCACTTGCAGGTGCTGAAGAATTCGACCAGCTGGTGGAGGGCTTATCGAATGCATTTCAGGGCGCCATGAGCCGTCCTGGCCATGCTTTTCAGGTGTATTTCAGCCATGACAAGCAGAACATCCGCAAAGTGATTGAAGACATTTATGCGCCAGCGGAAGCGACGGCCAAGCGGCTGGAGTTGACACTGGACGATTTATTCATCGAGCGTGTGGATTACCTTTCGCAGTATTGTGCGGAAGAGCGGCTTTACTTTGTGTTATTTACCAGGCCTTTTAACCTTGCGCAGGATCAATTGAAAGCGGCCAATAAAGCCAAACTGAAAATGCTGCGGGACATGAAGGCCCCTTCTTTTAAAAATACCCAGACAGTGTATGCCGCTATCCCTGAATTAAGGGATACGCATGATGCCTATGTGCGTTCGGTTTTAAATGATCTGGATGCCTTGAACATTTATGCCCGTCTGGTTGAAGTGCATGATGCGGTGCAGGCTATCCGCATGACCGCCGATCCGGATTTTACAGCGGATGACTGGCGGGCTACCTTACCGGGCGATAAAATTCTTCCCCGCGAGATTAATCGTTTTGAAGGCGATGTGTCCGATTTGCTTTGGCCTTCGCTGGCTAAACAGGTCATACCCCGCGATGCGGAAAACCTTGATCTGCGCACGGTAAAGGTGGGTACAAAAATCTATTCTTCGGTGTTTATTGATCTTTTTCCCAAGGATGTGCGTCCTTTCCTGACCCTGTTTGCACGCATACTACCGTCGCATATACCCTGGCGTATTTCATTCCTCGTTGAAAGCGAGGGCTTAAATACCATTAAATTAAAAGGCATGTTGTCAGCCATCCTTTCCTTTACATCCGCCCAAAACCGTCTCATCAGCGACTCGGTGAATCTATTAAAATACCTGCAATTGAATACCGACGACGCCATTGTGCGTTTGCGCGTGGTGGCCACCACCTGGGCACCGGAAGGCAATGTTCCCTTATTACGCCGGCGCAGTTCGGAATTGGTCAAGGCCATACAGGGGTGGGGATCCACCGATGTCTCGGAAATTTGCGGCGATCCATTTGCCGGCTTTGTATCCAGCATGTTGGCTGTGACGACACGGAGCGCAGCGGTGCCTTCCGTTGCGCCTTTGTCGGATGTGATTACCATGCTCCCCATCACCCGCCCCGCGTCCCCCTGGGAGACCGGTGCGTTATTATTTCGTACACCCGATGGTAAACCCTGGCCGTTTCAACCCGGTTCGACGCAGCAGACAACCTGGATTGATTTGGTGTACGCACGCCCTGGTTCGGGTAAATCCGTGTTATCCAACGCATTAAACTTAGCCCTTTGCCTGCAGGGAGGTTTAACGCGCCTGCCCCGCATAGCCATCATTGATATCGGCCCGTCAAGCAGCGGGTTAATTTCCCTGCTTAAAGAGGCCTTGCCTGCTGCCAAGCGCCATCTTGTCGCCTATTACCGTTTGCGCATGACGCCGGAATATTCCATTAACCCCTTTGACACCCAGTTAGGCTGCCGCTACCCCACCGCGACAGAGCGCTCCTTTTTAGTGAATTTCCTCACCTTGTTAACCACACCGCTCGGGGCGAATAAACCCTATGACGGGATGCCCGATCTGGCCGGTATGGTGGTTGACGAGTTGTATAAAAGCCTGGCTGATGAATTCAATCCGACGCCGTATGCGCCTGGTGTTGAAGAATTTATTGACAGTATTTTAGAGGAAATTGGCTTCGTCAGGGATTCGAAGTCCACCTGGTGGGAAGTGACTGATGCCTTGTATTCCGCCGGGTTTGTCCATGAAGCCATGCTCGCACAACGTTATGCCATGCCACTGCTCGCGGATGCAGCGTCTATCTGCCGTACGCCGTCGATTGAGGACTTGTATGAAAAGGTCGTGGCTCCCACCGGCGAGTCGCTGATCAGCGCGTTTTCGCGCATGATATCCGGTGCGGTTCGCGAATACTCCATTTTATCCCGGGTCACCAGTTTTGATATCGGCGATGCCCGTGTGGTGTCGCTTGACCTTGATGAAGTGGCTAAAAGCGGGGGTGATGCAGCCGATCGGCAAACGTCGGTCATGTACATGCTGGCACGCTATGTCCTCGCTCGCCATTATTATTTAACCGAAGAAAGCATGAACAACGTGCCGGATCAGTACCGGGAATACCATAAGACGCGTGTACTTGAAATCCGGGAAGATCCCAAACGCATTGTCTATGACGAATTCCATCGCACATCCAAGTCCGCTGCGGTGCGCGATCAGGTCATCATTGACATGCGGGAAGGCCGAAAATGGAAGGTACAGATTGCCCTGCTCTCTCAATCCGTTGACGACTTTGATTCCGTGATGATTGAATTCAGTACTGCCATTTACATTATGGATGCCGGTCCTTCCCAGGCCGTGGAAAAAACCACCCAGATTTTCGGTCTCTCAGAGACGGCAAAAACCGCTTTGCGCACCCGCGTCCATGGGCCGCGTCAGGGCGGGGCGACGTTCCTTGTGCAATACGCCACCAAGAGCGGGGTGAATATCCAATTGCTGACACTGACCCTGGGTCCTGTTGAGTTGTGGGCCTTCAGTACCACAGCGGAAGATGCCTCGGTTCGTAATCAACTCTACCGCCACTTGGGTCCTGCGGAAGCGCGCCGATTATTGGCTGCCTTGTTTCCTAATGGTTCCGTAGCTAAAATTATCGAGGAACGATTGGCCGCCATGAAGGCAGAAGTCGGTTTGATTGAGGACGATGTCAAGGACAGTGTCATTGAACAATTGGTCAGTGATATCCTCAATGCATACACCAAAGATCCTAACGTGAAAATGCTGCCCAAAAATTAA
- the icmG gene encoding type IVB secretion system protein IcmG/DotF, whose amino-acid sequence MVDNNQNNDEYQFADLDVVNPDGGDDDLEAMRAEGEQRAPKKDVRKNALIVIALIVVAMIIYKFMGAMFSKKPEPVTPPQTVTAPVTPTPVTPVVTQPTPSTLTPVPTQSQPTTVVSDEVKQKLSALELAQQGVRSEITTINNQLNGLTSNVTDLSNKIAALSQSVSLLAAKVEQQSQQIAVLTVRAKPKPVPHMVRKVTPRPVYYIQAVIPGRAWLIATNGSTLTVREGSVIAGYGTVKLIDATQGRVVMSTGQIIRFSQQDS is encoded by the coding sequence ATGGTTGATAATAATCAAAACAACGATGAATATCAGTTTGCTGATTTGGATGTCGTCAATCCGGATGGCGGTGATGATGATTTAGAAGCCATGCGTGCGGAAGGCGAACAACGGGCTCCTAAAAAGGACGTCCGAAAAAACGCATTGATTGTGATTGCTTTGATTGTGGTGGCCATGATTATTTACAAATTCATGGGAGCCATGTTCTCCAAAAAGCCCGAGCCTGTGACGCCGCCGCAAACGGTGACCGCGCCAGTGACACCAACGCCTGTCACACCGGTGGTTACCCAACCCACGCCGTCCACTCTGACGCCTGTTCCCACTCAGTCCCAACCGACGACGGTGGTGTCTGATGAGGTCAAGCAGAAATTGTCCGCGCTTGAATTGGCACAACAGGGTGTGCGTTCGGAAATCACGACCATCAATAATCAGTTAAATGGCCTTACCAGCAATGTGACCGATTTAAGTAATAAAATTGCGGCCTTAAGTCAATCGGTCAGTTTACTGGCGGCCAAAGTTGAGCAACAATCTCAACAAATTGCGGTATTAACGGTTCGGGCCAAACCGAAACCTGTTCCGCACATGGTGCGAAAAGTAACCCCTCGACCAGTCTATTATATTCAGGCTGTGATTCCCGGCCGGGCTTGGTTAATTGCCACAAATGGGTCTACACTTACGGTAAGAGAGGGTTCTGTTATAGCAGGGTATGGAACTGTAAAGCTGATTGATGCGACCCAGGGACGAGTGGTTATGAGTACTGGTCAGATCATTCGATTTAGCCAGCAAGACAGTTGA
- a CDS encoding type IV secretion protein IcmD: MATVFLCLGIAGNAMAADQSIGNMASTIYGSFGQLAKLITAGSYLAGLGFSVGAIMKFKQHKDNPTQIPIGTPIALVFIAAALLFLPTILGVAGVTMFGGSGGTTAGPTGTVFTSSGG; the protein is encoded by the coding sequence ATGGCGACCGTGTTTTTGTGCCTAGGCATAGCAGGGAATGCCATGGCAGCGGACCAGTCTATTGGCAACATGGCTTCGACCATTTATGGTTCATTCGGGCAATTGGCGAAATTAATCACGGCGGGTTCTTACCTGGCGGGTTTGGGTTTTTCGGTGGGTGCCATCATGAAGTTCAAACAGCATAAAGATAATCCAACCCAAATCCCAATCGGTACGCCGATTGCGCTGGTGTTTATCGCCGCGGCGCTTCTCTTCCTGCCCACAATTCTGGGTGTGGCTGGCGTGACCATGTTCGGTGGTTCCGGTGGTACAACAGCCGGTCCTACAGGTACTGTGTTCACCAGCAGTGGCGGCTAA
- the dotG gene encoding type IVB secretion system protein DotG/IcmE — translation MAGKKENLKALFTNTRSRVIIIFTSLLLVIAVVIGLVKFTSSTDVGPLGTSTVTSAPGNIKSIPGALDPTAQYAKLQQIQNVTQAETALKSGGSAIPTIIRTQELGEGVQSVGPQQGEGSVGFSTLAREEEGGPQQSLWLQDLKSSNCSKATVQQVVSQGAAMTDLKRACTCAQLKDNGYQIGDLEPVCSCKELRAAGYNARQLKDAGYSAARLRACGFDACELRNAGFTAQEMKDAGFSDGELKGAGFSDDEIARASGLPEGITEADVRNAGCQVAALQKLRAAGVSAAAIRRISGCSAAQLKAAGYTAAELRNAGFSAAELKNAGFTAAELKAAGFSARDLLNAGFTPDDLAKAGFTPAQIMAAESELPPGITPDDVKKVGCDVEALRKERLAGVSAKLIRQYAGCSAKALKEAGFTDNDLANAGFTPAQISAANPLDDNAIRAAGCDPDKLKALFNQGVSAKRIKELSGCSAAALKAAGYDAKALLDAGFTPQELLAAGFTPQEIKQAAATSDAAIRAAGCDPAKLRQLFEAGVSAKRIRELNGCSAAALKAAGFDAKALSDAGFTPQELLAAGFTPQQLAAAGIDPSAIIAAGRTADCSVASLQAARAAGVSAATIKQTLGCSAAAMKAAGYTAAELRAAGFTAAELKNAGFTAAELKAAGFSAKELRAAGFTAQQLKDAGFSASQLRDAGFSAAELKNAGFTAAQLKAAGYSARELKDAGFSPEELMKAGFSAKELKDAGFTAAQLRRAGFSNDQLKDAGFTASELGTGSDTGAQLPGLDGITQPGLPSTMVGLPAGQGRPQTAASVEAANAQQLQAILKKQNEQLADQRYQQQIQQRTSEMLSVANQSLQTWQKIGVQVYTGGEEEDKKDAAQAGLAGFGPNQAGASAIPQATTATGPAPKALIKTGDILFAVLDTSINSDEPGPILATIVSGRFKGAKLIGSFNLPSNSDKMVISFNTMSVPGAAKTTSISAFAIDPNTARTALSSRTNHHYLMRYGSLFASSFLEGFGNAFQSANTTVTIGGTGGGDNITIQNGVGRSALENAVIGLATLGKQWGQVAQQQFNRPTTVEVFSGTGVGILFTQDLTSL, via the coding sequence ATGGCAGGAAAAAAAGAAAATCTGAAAGCGCTGTTCACCAACACCCGATCCAGGGTCATTATTATATTCACTTCCCTGCTTTTGGTGATTGCCGTCGTCATTGGCCTGGTTAAATTCACCTCGTCAACCGATGTCGGGCCTCTGGGAACCTCCACAGTGACCAGTGCACCCGGAAACATTAAATCCATTCCGGGCGCGCTGGATCCCACAGCACAATACGCCAAGCTACAGCAGATACAGAACGTCACCCAGGCTGAAACTGCGCTTAAAAGTGGCGGAAGTGCAATTCCTACCATCATCCGCACTCAGGAGCTGGGGGAGGGAGTGCAATCTGTCGGTCCGCAGCAGGGCGAAGGCAGTGTCGGATTTTCTACCTTAGCCCGCGAGGAAGAGGGTGGGCCACAACAAAGCCTGTGGCTGCAGGATCTGAAAAGCAGCAACTGCAGCAAGGCCACCGTTCAGCAAGTGGTTAGCCAGGGCGCGGCCATGACTGATCTGAAGCGAGCCTGTACCTGTGCTCAGTTAAAAGACAATGGTTATCAGATTGGCGATCTTGAACCTGTTTGTTCCTGCAAAGAATTGCGGGCGGCTGGATACAATGCCCGGCAATTAAAAGACGCCGGCTACAGTGCGGCTCGCTTGCGTGCCTGCGGATTTGATGCCTGCGAATTGCGCAACGCGGGGTTCACTGCTCAGGAAATGAAAGACGCTGGTTTCAGTGACGGTGAGTTGAAAGGCGCCGGCTTTTCCGATGATGAGATTGCCCGGGCCAGCGGTTTGCCGGAAGGAATAACCGAGGCGGACGTTCGCAATGCCGGATGTCAGGTTGCCGCTTTGCAGAAACTCAGGGCAGCCGGTGTCAGTGCCGCCGCCATTCGCCGTATCAGCGGTTGCAGCGCCGCCCAACTGAAAGCCGCGGGTTACACCGCGGCGGAATTACGCAATGCCGGCTTCAGTGCGGCGGAGTTAAAAAACGCAGGCTTTACAGCCGCCGAATTAAAAGCGGCTGGTTTCAGCGCGAGGGATTTGCTCAATGCCGGCTTTACTCCTGATGATTTGGCGAAAGCGGGTTTTACCCCGGCTCAAATCATGGCGGCTGAATCGGAGTTGCCTCCCGGTATTACACCGGATGACGTCAAAAAGGTCGGCTGCGATGTGGAAGCCTTGCGCAAGGAACGGCTGGCGGGTGTCAGCGCCAAGTTAATCAGGCAATACGCGGGCTGCAGTGCAAAAGCACTGAAGGAAGCGGGTTTTACCGACAATGATTTGGCCAATGCCGGCTTTACCCCGGCTCAAATCAGTGCGGCCAACCCATTGGATGACAATGCCATTCGTGCAGCCGGTTGTGATCCGGATAAGTTAAAAGCATTATTCAATCAGGGTGTCTCCGCCAAACGCATCAAGGAACTAAGCGGTTGCAGCGCAGCCGCATTAAAGGCAGCCGGTTATGATGCCAAAGCCCTGCTGGATGCCGGTTTTACTCCCCAGGAACTGCTGGCTGCCGGATTTACACCGCAGGAAATTAAACAGGCGGCTGCCACTTCCGATGCGGCGATCCGTGCTGCGGGTTGCGATCCCGCAAAACTGCGTCAACTGTTTGAAGCGGGTGTTTCTGCCAAGCGCATTCGCGAATTAAACGGTTGCAGCGCTGCGGCTCTCAAGGCGGCGGGTTTCGATGCCAAAGCGTTGTCAGACGCTGGTTTTACTCCTCAGGAATTGCTGGCCGCCGGATTTACTCCCCAGCAACTGGCGGCGGCAGGCATTGATCCCTCCGCAATCATTGCCGCAGGGCGCACTGCCGATTGCAGCGTTGCCTCCCTGCAGGCTGCACGCGCGGCCGGAGTCTCTGCCGCGACCATTAAGCAAACACTGGGATGCAGTGCTGCCGCGATGAAGGCAGCGGGCTATACTGCGGCTGAGCTTCGTGCAGCCGGATTTACGGCCGCAGAACTTAAAAACGCCGGTTTTACAGCGGCTGAACTGAAAGCGGCGGGTTTCTCTGCGAAAGAATTACGCGCAGCCGGTTTTACCGCGCAACAATTAAAAGATGCCGGTTTCAGCGCCAGTCAATTGCGCGACGCTGGGTTCAGTGCTGCGGAATTAAAAAATGCAGGCTTTACTGCCGCTCAGTTGAAGGCGGCTGGATACAGTGCCAGGGAGCTTAAAGACGCCGGTTTCAGTCCCGAAGAATTAATGAAGGCCGGCTTTTCTGCCAAGGAATTGAAAGACGCCGGTTTTACCGCAGCGCAATTACGACGGGCCGGTTTTAGCAATGACCAATTGAAAGACGCGGGCTTTACTGCGTCTGAGTTGGGAACAGGCTCGGATACCGGGGCGCAACTTCCGGGGCTGGATGGAATAACACAGCCGGGGCTGCCGTCCACCATGGTCGGCTTGCCAGCAGGACAAGGCCGTCCCCAAACAGCTGCCTCGGTGGAAGCCGCCAATGCGCAACAGCTTCAGGCCATACTCAAGAAGCAAAACGAGCAATTAGCCGATCAACGCTACCAGCAGCAGATTCAGCAACGTACCTCGGAAATGCTGTCTGTCGCTAACCAATCGTTACAAACCTGGCAAAAAATCGGGGTGCAGGTTTATACTGGCGGCGAAGAAGAAGACAAAAAAGACGCGGCACAAGCGGGTTTGGCCGGTTTTGGCCCGAATCAGGCAGGGGCTTCCGCCATTCCGCAGGCCACCACTGCAACAGGTCCCGCGCCAAAAGCATTAATCAAGACGGGTGATATTCTGTTTGCAGTACTCGATACCTCGATTAACAGCGATGAGCCCGGGCCGATTCTTGCAACCATTGTGTCGGGGCGCTTCAAAGGGGCGAAGCTTATTGGCAGTTTTAACCTCCCCAGCAATTCGGACAAGATGGTTATCAGTTTTAATACCATGTCCGTTCCTGGCGCGGCAAAAACTACCTCCATCAGTGCCTTTGCCATTGACCCCAATACCGCACGAACGGCTTTATCAAGCCGCACCAATCACCATTACCTGATGCGTTATGGCTCCTTGTTTGCCTCCTCTTTCCTCGAGGGCTTCGGAAATGCCTTCCAATCGGCCAATACAACCGTAACCATTGGCGGTACCGGAGGCGGTGATAACATTACCATTCAGAATGGCGTAGGGCGTTCAGCGCTGGAGAATGCGGTCATTGGTCTGGCAACGCTGGGTAAGCAATGGGGACAGGTCGCACAGCAGCAATTTAACCGCCCAACTACGGTTGAGGTATTTTCTGGAACAGGGGTGGGTATATTATTTACTCAGGATTTAACCTCCCTTTAA
- a CDS encoding GNAT family N-acetyltransferase, translated as MKLVPISEDHASDIAEHFTAEITRYMWPSAPKTRQEIVDHVQLKQLAMRKSKEIALILIRKDRSEFLGYASLHEIQSRSPELGIWLKKSAQGHYYGYEALSALIEWTAANLHYDYLKYPVDKSNYPSRKLIEKLGGTPQDEYVKCSESGRVLHELEYRIYRAPLASELQ; from the coding sequence ATGAAATTAGTTCCCATTAGCGAAGATCATGCAAGCGACATTGCCGAGCATTTTACCGCTGAGATTACCCGTTACATGTGGCCTTCCGCACCCAAGACCCGGCAGGAGATTGTGGACCATGTGCAATTAAAGCAACTGGCGATGCGCAAAAGCAAAGAAATTGCCTTGATTCTTATCCGTAAAGATCGCAGCGAATTCTTAGGCTATGCCAGCCTTCATGAGATTCAATCCCGTTCACCGGAGTTGGGCATTTGGCTTAAAAAAAGCGCTCAGGGGCATTACTATGGCTATGAGGCGTTGTCGGCTCTGATCGAGTGGACGGCGGCTAATCTTCACTACGATTACCTGAAATACCCCGTGGATAAAAGCAATTACCCCAGCCGAAAACTCATTGAAAAATTGGGAGGTACGCCGCAGGATGAGTATGTGAAATGCAGCGAGTCGGGGCGTGTCCTGCATGAATTGGAGTACCGCATTTACCGCGCGCCGCTTGCAAGCGAGTTGCAATGA